The Lycium ferocissimum isolate CSIRO_LF1 unplaced genomic scaffold, AGI_CSIRO_Lferr_CH_V1 ctg9506, whole genome shotgun sequence DNA window GAAGCTAACCTGAGGGATAATGAATTTCCCAGTAAGTAGACAGATAGCTGGAAGCGTGCAGTATATAAGAAGTGGAATGGCAGTGACTGGATAAATGGTGGTGTTGACATATGCGAATCTCTCCAGCCACTTCAACCGTCCACTGTATCCGTACCATATAGGACAATGCCTACTGAAAAGAATTTCCACTGAACCTAAAGCCCATCGAAGCACTTGGTTCAGACGATCTGAAAGATTAATAGGAGCTGACCCTTTGAAGGCGGGTCTCTTGGGCATACAGTAGATAGATCGCCAACCACGGGCATGCATCTTAAATCCAGTAAGAATATCCTCTGTGACAGAACCATAGATCCATCCAATCTGCACATATACGACGAAATTTAAGTATTCAAACACACTTATCCCATAGCAGTAACAACAATCATGGTCCAGTTAGAGTTTACAATAGGTAGTACCACAAATAAATTCTCGTGTTCAAACGTACCAAAACCGATGCATCTGGGAATTTAATGATCTAGAAGTAGCTACTTTCTTTAAGGGTCTATGCTGCAACTGATGGCTATAGATATGCAGCATGTCTCAGTTCCAGTAATCCATTTACCATATTATACAAGCAGTTAATATTCATTCTCGGAATAGACaagctttttctttcttctttttttgataaaggGGAAAGCCAagcttttctctcttctttttttttttttttttttttttttttgacaatggtAAACAAAGCcaagcttttctcattttcctttcaCCAGATTGAAAGAAATGGAATATGATGTTCGATAAAAACACTAGACAttggtcttcttctttttttttttttttttttctgtagaAGGTCAAACACCAAATAATAAGTCACCTCAAATTCAGTTAATACAGTTCCCCTGGCAATGATTGTCCATCTACAATTCCCCACCCATCCTAGAACTTTTTAAATGGTCCGCCTAATCCACACATGGTAAGCTCTTCCCTACCAATCCTAAATttatcccccttttttttttttttttttttttttttgggttggagGGGGGAGATCTGAACCTAGAACTCAGCATTACCATTCTGAGCTAACCTGATAACATTTGAGCCTCTTTCAAAAGGGTCTCCGGTGTAGTAGATTGAGGAACACCACCATTCTCCATGAGTGTCGAAGCAACAAAAACAGCCGATTGTCCAAATCTCTTCTCCAGGCTCATTTGTGACATGAGAAGTGACTTCTCATCGTCAAATCCAGCACCTGAGAGAGAGAGTGCGTGTGAGAAGTTAGCAAAAACTTCAAGAATATGTTGAACCACCACATAAACTCAAGGGACTTCAAGCATAAAGAAATAGGATAATCCTGTAAAGAACGAGTGCACAAGGAACATAAAGAGTACAAAAGTGTATTTTAATTCTCAAACTTAATAAAACACGAAACTGGTGTCTAACTGCCTAGGATGAGTTGCATTTCTTGCTTACAATTTTAGCATGCTAATCAAGGAGCAATTAAAAGCCCAACTCTTCACAAGCATTTACTTTTAAGAAGATGGGTTACATTTACAAAGATATTGCATACCaatttttttcctgttttattaattagtaagaaaaaagTAGTGAGGGCAAGCAACAGAAATCACGTAAGTGTACACGTACCTAGAATACTTCTTGGCTTCTTGCAGTATGTGTGTCAATTAGCAGTTACAAATTTTACAAAAacatattcaacaacaacaacaacccagtgaaatcccacaacgtggggtctgggagggtagagtgtacgcagaccttactcctaccaaggtaggacggctgtttccgaaagaccctcggctcaatagaaagcataaaaagaggtcagataaggccaagaaattcaaagcgatatggagaATACCTATAGCAACACTATGGATTGAAGCACAATTGGTTGATTGACCTTTTGTTTATTATAAAGGTTAAGAGTACAATTGGGTTGATTAATCTTCTACAAGTTAGTCAACAGTGTAAAGAATTTCCATGTGCATCTCCTCTTTTCAACATGTCTCAACTTAGGTCCATTTTAAAAAGGTTAAGGAGAAATTTCCAAGCCTATCTATATTTCTCTTTGCAGGGGCAAGTCCAACACAATAGAAACGACAATTTTGTCTATATGTAACGGTTCTACAAGTTCAATTTTTGACTTCCTTTATTGGACAACGGCAAACCTGATTCCAGAAGGCAGGAGAAGACACACTGTTCACTCTTAAAGACAGCAAAATAATATAGGACAAAGTTCTCAGTGTTGATCAACCATTACCTGGTGTGTTCCGAGTACTCTACAAGTACTACTGACTAAAGATAGGGGTTATCTTCTATTTCCAGTTCAGAAGTAATTTCATAAAGAATATTTGAGGTAATACGAAGTAATGAACAACAATATGGAAAGAGAGGAATTCCAGGTGCTTTGAAGACTGTAGCAGTGAAGTATAGAAGATCAAATTGAACTGCATTaagcttttttgtttttggtgcaAGCAGATTTATCTAGAGGATACTGAGTCCATAATAGATATCCTAGGTTCTTGTTAGAATTTCAGAAGTTTGGACCAGTTTTCTTATTCTGCTAtgatgtaaatatggtttcagtaCAACCTATGTACTGATTTAGTCAAATACATACTAATGTtacattctcaaaaaaaaaaaaaaaaaaaaaaaaaggaacaggTCAAGCCACAACCCCACAACTCCCACAATCTCCTATATCAGACATCGCTTTTCCTAATGTCATAATATTATCGAAATCTATACTAAAGCTAACTTACTGAAATTTATTAGAAAATCGTCACGTATAAGTCGTTTTGAGTTCAGCATCAGAAGGTGATTTATTACCAAGAAATTTAACTTCAAAAGAAAAGTTGTTTGAGTTGAAATTTTTGTATATCCATGAAATGCTATCTAAAATTGCCTTAATGGCTTGAGAGGTCAACATGGAAAGTTGTTCTGTTAAGTGACTAGTAAAAGAACAAGAGGGAAATAAACTAGTTTGACTTGTGCATTTCAACCATTTGTCTATACCCCTCATTAGTCCTGTAAACAATTCTCTCCCCAATTTCTCTTTTTCcgattctctctctctctctaacagATTCATTTGACAAGTAAAACTTGTAGCTTGAGAAAACCATCCAGGCATAATCAATCACCaaaaattcttcaagttaatTCTTGTTTGCAGTAGCTGTATGTTTAGTTGTAACATCTGCATTTCTCGATGCCATTCTaatacaatttaattacttCACCAAAAATTCTCATGTTGCCAAATAGGATCTCTGAatgaaagaaaacaaacaataacaatacataacTAATGTCCTTACTCATTAAAAAGCCCATGAATGTTGAGGTCATTTTCCCGAAGTTTTGGACCAGTGCTATACCAACCAACAACATGCTCCTTGGCTGATACAATTAAGTCAAAGTAAGTATGAACATTCAAACAAGTGATGGTACTTCTAAAAAATTCATGAATCACAAATCACGCAAGTAAAGAATAATGATACCGTTTATCCTTCGGAACATGGAAAACATAGACTCATGATAGTTATGGTCAAGAAACCAGATACTTGGAGATACTTGGATCCCTGTCATCCTCCTCAAAGGGCACTGCATGCAACAGCGGAAGATATTAGGTAAAATCACAAAGGTATAACAGATCCATCTTTGGGCTGCACCAACTCACTCTTCATTTAGTTAGAAGGAAAACATGGAAGATGGTAAAGTGTTACAGCCAGATGAACCCATATCAAGAAATAGCACAGGTTTCACAGTTACAATGTCATTCAATTAAGTATGAGTTTATATAGGCCGTCTAATTTATACTGCTATACATCTCCACAGAAAAGCTAGATGTCAGTCCTTTCCTCAAAATTCAGCAATTAACACTTAACTGTGTTAGTGACAAAAGTATGTTCCAAGTTTCTTAGTTCCATTCACTTCAGTAAGAATAATTTTGAGGAGTTGACAGGTATTTAGCCGTACACTTATCTTTCCCAAAGCAGCATAGATTTCCTCAATTTTCTGGAATATGATTTACAAAACAAAGCCACAGATTCATAAGCCTTTCATCATGAGTATTCTTTCCTTCCTTGACAAGCTTAACAAAGAGGCAAGAGCATCTTACAATAAAGTGACAAATCAAAAATCAATTCCTTCCTCCAGAAATGTACAATAATCATGTTAAACATTAAAACTAACAAAAATATCCACTTTAAATCTAACTCCCCTTCTGGACCCAAAAAACTTACTGCTTTTTTACAGCTCCAGCACTTTTTAGATACTATTCAAAACCATTTCTTTCTCTAAATTCTAAGCATACATCTAATCTTTTCAACATTGACCTCAAACAAATCTAGCCCTAGGGACAATTGAACAATATTTGGCTCGCTTCATTTCTTCCTTGATATATTCACCCAGAGATTGAGTGCAAAGACCTACTTCAAAGCAAGACGTTCAGTcattatcttaaaaaaaaaaaaaaaaaacacaaagaaaagAGCCCATTATCTATCAGAAACTTAGTTCAAATGAAACCCAacttaacttttatttttgatCAGAAGACAAAAAGACAATATCAATCGACTAGTTGAGATCAGCTATATGATCTTCGTGACCATTCCACTCTACTCAGGTCAATTCCAACCAAATACAAAGGCAAGAACAAAAATCAACCTAATTAATCTCATAAATAACTGATTACTCCTACTATTTTACAATTTCTCAGCACATTAGATACCTATTCCCAGTTCCAATCTGAAATTTAGCTCATAAGAAACCTAACAAACTTTAATTCCATCAGAAGGCAAGAACAAAAGGCACAAAAGCAATCCAATTAATCCCTTAAATAAAGACAATTTGATTGCTTTACAATTTCCCAGCACATTAAATACCTATTCCCAGTTCCAATCTTAAAATTTAGCTCATAAGAAACCTAACAAACTTTAAATTCCATCAAAAGCTAATAGAATTTTTTTAAGAGAAATCCCTTAAATAAAGGTGCTATTTTACAATTTCCCGGCACATTAGATACCCATTCCCAGTTCCAATCTTCAATTTAGCTCATACATCACCTAACAAACTTTAaattccattaaaaaaaaaaaactcaaaaccttatttagaaaaatttgaatatatgtatCATAAGTTTATAACCATCGAGTAGTGAAGAACAAATACACGTGTACTAAATAAAATAGGGGGTGATCATTTGTAACTTTCATTAAACAATGTAACTTACATTTTGTCAACACACATAACGACAAATCGCCTCAGCTCTACGggacaattcaacaacaacaacaacaacattttaagACGATAATTCCCAACAAAGTGGGGTGTGGGGATTTTAGAGTAAACCTACTTCAAAGCAAGACGTTCAGTCTTTAGCTCTACCTTTCCATCAAAAagcaaaataacaaaaaaataaaactcaaaACCCTATGAAGCATAAATTGAACAGATCTGAATAGGGTTTGTAACTATGATACCTGCATAGCTATTAGTAACATCAACAATGCCTTTAAATGAAGTTCCAAGCAAAACTCCAACAACAAGTTCCTTGTATCTCTTGCAACTCTATTGTAATGGTCTACAATACTCAATAGTACAAGTGGATGTACTATCACCATTTCGATTGGTTTCGAAGATACAAGGAAACATATTGTAGCTTAATTGTAAATTGATTGCTAATTTACAATTTCCAACCCATTAGATACCTATTCCAGTTCCAATCTTAATTTGGCCATGACATTACAAACTTTTTCCAtcaaaaaaaaaggcaaaaaaaaaaaaaaaaaatttttttcatttttatttgaaaatcataaGTTTTAACCATGAAGAACAAAACCTAAACAAAATCATgtttataacatttttttttttaacataactgagaaactttttaattaaacatttttcaaaataaacctaacaaacttaatttcaaTGAAAAAgctcaccaaaaaaaaaaaaaaaaaaaacccctcaAAACCCCCATTAAGCAAAATTTGGATAGATCTGAAAAGGGTTTGTAACTATAATACCAGCATAGCTATTAGTAACACTTAAAAATGCCTTTAATTTTAGCTCATAAGAAACCTAACaaactttaattttaaattttttcttaatttttattttacaattTCCCAGCACACTAGGTACAAACTATTAATTTCCATTAAAATTTAGaacaaagaacaaaaacaaGCTTTAAATTCCATAAATAAAGGCAAATTGATTGCTATTATACAATTTCCCAGCACATTAGATACCTATTCACAGTTCCAATCATAAATTAGCTCATACATAACCTAACAAACCCTAAATTCCctcaaaaaagataaataaatcaaatacgAAGCAGCAAGATTCAACACACATTTTTGAAAATCAACGTTTAGATACCTCCAAACCtgtttccttcatttttttttttcaaatcatgaaTTTAGAGAGAACGAGACCTAACAAACTTTAAATTCCATCAAAAGCTgatagaaaggaaaagagagagagagagagagagcgagagAGAGAAATCCATTTCTACGGTACGATTTCATAGCACATTAATTACGTACTCACAGTTCCTATCATAAATTAGCTCATACAAACCCTAACAAACTTTAAATTCCATCAAAAGctaatagaaaataaataaataaataaataaatgcaaATTCATCACTATTTGAAATTTTAGATACCATTCAATTACGTCATAAATTAACTCATAcaaaccctaaaaaaaatttaattcaaaattCCATTAAAAACGCTTAAATAAAGGCAAATTTATTGCTATTTTACAATTTCCCAGCACAATAGGTATCTATTCCCAGTTCAAATCATAAATTAGGTCATACAAACCCTAaaaaaacttcaaaattccatCAAAaagaccatatatatatatatatatatatatatataaaaaaacgaAGCAAAATTGACATTTTCCGAGCACATTAGATACCTATTCACAGTTCAAATCATAAATTAGCTCATACATAACCTAACAAACCCTAAATTCCATcaaaaagcaaaataaataaaaattaacaatttcaCAGCACATTCGTTACGTAATCACAGTTCCAATCATAAATTAGCTCATACAAACCCTaaaaaacttcaaaattccatcaaaacgcaaaataaataaaaattaactcaAAACGGAGCAAAATCGACATTTTCCGAGCACATTAGATACCTATTCACAGTTCAATCagaatttcataatttttgttGAGCGATTTGATGAAATCTGAAAGTGAAAATCAAACTTGTTCTCGAAATTGAAAACCTCTTTTTGCCAAACACGCCGTTAATATATGCtgatttttgattttgattttgagagATAATAAATGGGCTTGGGCCCACCCCAGGCCCTTAAATTTAACCGAAACTGAACATGGGTGATTTGCgcttcttcccctttttgtcCTTCTCATTCAGGGTCTTTCTGAAAAGTTACTCAGATCGCTGGcaccatttttcttttttcggttAAAGGAATGATATTAttcttatttaaaaataaattaataaattttgcttttatgtttataaacaatttataaagTGTAATCCCACTTGTTTTTGGGGGTTGAAGATGTACGGTTGAAATAATAGTTTACGTTAAGATCTCCAAAAAGTTTATAGAAATAGCCAAACTTAAGGGTTGTACTTTTAACCTTACCTTTTAGTTTTCAATTTCAAGTTTACATTAAGGAAGATGCAGATCCTTTTTTTCTCCCCTTTTAGTGTGTTAGTTTCACAATATTGATcatatatgtattattattattattattatatatatatctcttgaGTGTATTAGAGTAATAATTTTAGCAAGCACATTTTCTTGCATCTCTATATAAAGCTTTGCAATCATGCATACCTTAATATTACAAGTGAATGTACTGTGGCACTTTTAGATTGGTTTTGAAGATATTTGTTGTAATTTTATTACATTCCCTACAAACAGGAAAGGCACAGACAAGCAAGAAAAAACTTGTTCTCGAAATAGAGAGCAGTAAAATCTCTTTTTAGCCAAACACGCCGTTGATAgatgttgattttgattttcattttGAAAGAGATAATAATGGAGCTCAAAGCCCATCTTTTCCCTAATGCTGAAGAAATTGCAGAACAATTTCAGAGTTCTTCGTTGgacttatatttaattttttgtcacTAAATTCTGataactttaatttttatcatGCGTAAAACACACAGGTTAAGAGGTTTGAACCCGGTTTATTCagccaaaataaaataaaaaatcgcaaggcaaagcTTTCGAAAAAATCATTAATGTAAACTTTCTAATAACTAAAAATGAATTTCAGCCAAAACAATTGTAAAGCATTAATAAAAGTTCAGTTTTTTCTTGAGTGGGAGTTCGACAAACATTTCAACCTGATagtgaaaaaattaaagaccaacaaattAGTGGACAAAATTACAGACAAAAGAAGAACAATCTGCGCAAAAAATTGGCCTTCAAATGACAGTCTTTAGTTTCATCACACTTCAAATTGTGCTTTAAACAAAGGTAATTTGTTCGCTTTGTGATTATTATGATTCCTTTTATGAACTAAATTCGATTTTTGAAGGATCATGAAAAGACCTACTCATTTGAAcaaaaaataagacataaagatAGGAATAATGCAAATATTAGCTCATTGGACTAGTAAAAAGGAGAATAATCACAAGGATTTTGATTAAGTAAACCTTTAAGGCAAATAATATTTTagcacaaataaaaaatattttccatattACGATAGTTTCATCGCCTTCAGGTAAACTTACCTTTAGATAGTTCAAAATGAACCCaaaattgagagagagagagagaaaaccaCGCAATTATTTGACTGAATATGTGATTGATTTTCTT harbors:
- the LOC132046119 gene encoding LOW QUALITY PROTEIN: probable cellulose synthase A catalytic subunit 8 [UDP-forming] (The sequence of the model RefSeq protein was modified relative to this genomic sequence to represent the inferred CDS: inserted 1 base in 1 codon; substituted 1 base at 1 genomic stop codon); the protein is MVIVHPLVLLSIVDHYNRVARDTRNLLLEFCLELHLKALLMLLIAMQCPLRRMTGIQVSPSIWFLDHNYHESMFSMFRRINGAGFDDEKSLLMSQMSLEKRFGQSAVFVASTLMENGGVPQSTTPETLLKEAQMLSGXLRMIGWIYGSVTEDILTGFKMHARGWRSIYCMPKRPAFKGSAPINLSDRLNQVLRWALGSVEILFSRHCPIWYGYSGRLKWLERFAYVNTTIYPVTAIPLLIYCTLPAICLLTGKFIIPQISNLASIWFISLFXSIFATGILEMRWSGVGIDEWWRNEQFWVIGGVSAHLFAVFQGLLKVLAGIDTNFTVTSKASDEDGDFAELYLFKWTTLLIPPTTLLIVNLVGVVAGISYAINSGYQSWGPLFGKLFFAFWVIVHLYPFLKGLMGRQNRTPTIVVVWSILLASIFSLLWVRIDPFTTRVTGPDVQACGINC